A genomic window from Passer domesticus isolate bPasDom1 chromosome Z, bPasDom1.hap1, whole genome shotgun sequence includes:
- the LOC135290302 gene encoding serine/threonine-protein kinase PAK 2-like, with amino-acid sequence MAPEVVTREPYGPKVDIWSFGIVGIEMVEEEPPYWNQSPASAKFMIASIGTPQLLHPKLLSAWLRDFLSCCLQTDEEQRWSAKELLQHPFVTSSKPAPILAPLIISSKKKKKKY; translated from the exons ATGGCACCTGAAGTGGTGACACGTGAAccatatggccccaaagtggacatatggtcttttggaatTGTGGGAATTGAAATGGTGGAAGAAGAACCTCCTTACTGGAACCAGAGTCCTGCCTCA gctaaattcATGATAGCCTCAATAGGAACCCCgcagctgctgcatcccaagCTCCTCTCAGCTTGGCTGcgtgacttcctgagctgctgcctgcagacagacgaggagcagcgctggtctgccaaggagctcctgcag CATCCATTTGTAACATCCTCCAAACCAGCCCCCATCCTGGCACCACTCATCATTTCAtcgaagaagaagaaaaagaagtattaG